In a genomic window of Venatoribacter cucullus:
- the fadB gene encoding fatty acid oxidation complex subunit alpha FadB gives MIYEGKAITVNMIEGGIAELKFDLQGDSVNKFNRVTLEDLQAAVAAVQGNSDVKGVLVTSGKDVFIVGADITEFGDAFKKSEEEIAAWVAQANVIFNAFEDLPVPTLTAINGIALGGGFEMCLASDLRVMSDKAKVGLPEVKLGLMPGFGGTVRLPRVIGADNAIEWICMGAENRADKALKDGAVDAVVAADKLREAAVAMLQSAIAGELNWQARREEKKAKLKLNAMESMMVFETAKGFVAGQTKGQYPAPIEAIKTMQKAAGQGRDKALEAEAKGFAKLAKTTESQALIGLFMNDQLLKKKAKVYGKTAKPTKKAAVLGAGIMGGGIAYQSALKGTPIMMKDIAEAGIELGLSEANKLLAKRVEKKRMKPLEMGDVLNRIRPTLSYAEFNDVDTVVEAVVENPKVKKMVLAELEDKVREETIITSNTSTISIDLLAADLKRPENFLGMHFFNPVHMMPLVEIIRGKKTSEEAVATVVAYATAMGKTPIVVNDCPGFLVNRVLFPYFAGFAGLLRDGADFQAVDKVMEKFGFPMGPAYLLDVVGIDTGVHANEVMAEGFPDRMKADFKSAMEVMYENKRYGQKNGVGFYKYETDKKGKPKKVVDQAAYDLIAPVVAERKEYDAEEIIARCMIPMCIEIARCLEEGIVDTPNEADMGLIFGIGFPPFRGGACRYMDTVGMANFVALCDKFASLGNLYKPTDRMREMAANGESYFG, from the coding sequence ATGATTTACGAAGGTAAAGCCATCACGGTAAATATGATCGAAGGCGGCATCGCCGAACTGAAATTCGATCTGCAAGGCGACTCAGTCAACAAATTTAACCGCGTAACCCTCGAAGACCTGCAAGCCGCCGTGGCTGCAGTGCAGGGCAACAGCGATGTTAAAGGCGTACTGGTAACTTCCGGTAAAGACGTATTTATCGTTGGCGCCGACATCACCGAATTCGGCGACGCATTCAAGAAAAGCGAAGAAGAAATTGCTGCCTGGGTTGCTCAGGCCAACGTTATCTTCAACGCCTTTGAAGATCTGCCGGTTCCGACCCTGACTGCCATCAACGGTATCGCTCTGGGTGGCGGTTTTGAAATGTGTCTGGCCTCTGACCTGCGCGTTATGTCTGACAAAGCCAAAGTCGGTCTGCCGGAAGTGAAGCTGGGCCTGATGCCAGGCTTCGGTGGTACTGTGCGTCTGCCGCGTGTTATCGGTGCTGATAACGCTATCGAATGGATCTGCATGGGCGCTGAAAACCGTGCCGACAAAGCCCTGAAAGATGGTGCTGTGGATGCCGTGGTTGCTGCTGACAAGCTGCGTGAAGCCGCTGTTGCCATGCTGCAGTCTGCTATTGCCGGTGAACTGAACTGGCAAGCCCGTCGCGAAGAGAAGAAAGCCAAGCTGAAACTCAACGCCATGGAAAGCATGATGGTTTTTGAAACCGCTAAAGGTTTCGTGGCTGGTCAGACCAAAGGTCAGTACCCGGCACCGATCGAAGCGATCAAAACCATGCAGAAAGCCGCTGGTCAGGGCCGTGATAAGGCGCTGGAAGCAGAAGCCAAAGGTTTCGCCAAACTGGCTAAGACCACTGAATCCCAGGCTCTGATCGGTCTGTTCATGAACGATCAGCTGCTGAAGAAAAAAGCCAAGGTTTACGGTAAAACCGCTAAGCCGACCAAAAAAGCGGCCGTACTGGGCGCTGGCATCATGGGTGGCGGTATCGCCTATCAGTCTGCCCTGAAAGGCACTCCGATCATGATGAAAGACATCGCCGAAGCCGGTATCGAGCTGGGCCTGTCTGAAGCGAACAAACTGCTGGCCAAGCGCGTTGAGAAAAAACGCATGAAGCCGCTGGAAATGGGTGACGTGCTGAACCGCATCCGTCCGACCCTGTCTTACGCGGAATTCAATGACGTCGACACTGTCGTGGAAGCCGTTGTTGAAAACCCGAAAGTGAAGAAAATGGTACTGGCCGAACTGGAAGACAAAGTTCGCGAAGAGACCATCATCACGTCCAACACCTCAACCATCAGCATCGACCTGCTGGCGGCTGACCTGAAGCGTCCGGAAAACTTCCTCGGTATGCACTTCTTCAACCCGGTACACATGATGCCGCTGGTTGAAATTATCCGGGGCAAGAAAACCTCTGAAGAAGCCGTTGCCACTGTGGTTGCTTACGCCACTGCTATGGGCAAAACCCCGATCGTGGTAAACGATTGCCCGGGCTTCCTGGTAAACCGCGTACTGTTCCCATACTTCGCTGGTTTTGCTGGCCTGCTGCGTGACGGTGCTGACTTCCAGGCCGTTGACAAAGTGATGGAAAAATTCGGCTTCCCGATGGGCCCGGCTTACCTGCTGGACGTAGTGGGTATCGACACCGGTGTACACGCCAACGAAGTAATGGCGGAAGGCTTCCCGGACCGTATGAAGGCTGACTTCAAGTCTGCTATGGAAGTGATGTACGAAAACAAACGCTACGGTCAGAAGAACGGCGTTGGTTTCTACAAGTACGAAACCGACAAGAAAGGCAAGCCGAAGAAAGTGGTTGACCAGGCTGCTTACGACCTGATCGCTCCGGTTGTGGCCGAGCGTAAAGAGTACGACGCCGAAGAAATTATTGCCCGCTGCATGATTCCGATGTGCATCGAGATCGCCCGCTGTCTGGAAGAAGGCATCGTTGATACTCCGAACGAAGCCGACATGGGTCTGATCTTTGGTATTGGTTTCCCTCCGTTCCGTGGCGGTGCTTGCCGTTACATGGACACCGTGGGTATGGCTAACTTCGTTGCTCTGTGTGACAAGTTCGCGAGCCTTGGCAACCTGTACAAACCAACCGATCGTATGCGTGAAATGGCTGCGAACGGCGAAAGCTACTTCGGTTAA